The Salvelinus namaycush isolate Seneca chromosome 26, SaNama_1.0, whole genome shotgun sequence genomic sequence tgcatttcaattaattaacaggtatgccttgttaaaagttatttgtggaatttctttccttcttaatgcgtttgggccaatcagttgtgttgtgacagggtaggggtggtatacagaagatagccctattttgtagaagaccaagtccatattatgtcaagaacagctcaaaaaagcaaagaaaaacagtccatcattactttaatacatgaaggtcagtcaatacggaaaatgtcaagaactttgaaagtttcttcaagtgcagtcgcaaaaacaatcaagtgCTATGATTAAACTGCCACtcatgggcctcccgagtggtgcagtggtctacggcactgcatAACAGTTGCTTGCTGTGCCACTAAAgatcctggttcaagtccaggctctgtcgcagccggccgtgactgggagacccatggggcggcgcacaattggcccagcgtcgtccgggttaggggaaggtttggccggcagggatgccCTGAGGCGGGCCGTGCGCATGCATGGtcgcacggtgtttcctccgacacactggtgtggctggctttcgggttaagcgggcattgtgtcaagaagcagtgcggcttggttgggtcgtgtttcggaggacgcatggctctcgaccgtcgcctctcccgagtctgtacaggagttgcagtgatgagacaagactaactaccaattggatactacAAAAATaaaaccgccacaggaaaggaagacccagagttccctctgctgcagagttcaagtaacagacacatcaacagttcagaggagtCTGCGTGAAccagaaaccactactaaaggacaccaataagaagagatttgcttgggccaaaaaacacaagcaatggacattagaccagtggaaatctgtccttttgtctgatgagtccaaatttgagattttttgttccaactaTCTTTGTGAGACACCGcaaagcatggaggtggtggtgtgggggtgctttgctggtgacactgatttatttagaattcaaggcacacttaaccagcatggctacaacagcattctgcagcgatacgccatcccatctgatttgtgcttagtgggactatcatttctttttcaacaggacaatgacccaacaaacctccaggctgtgtaagggctatctgaccaagaaggagagtgatggagtgctgcatcagatgacatggcctccacaatcacctgacctcaacccaattgagatggtttgggatgcgttggaccgcagagtgaaggaaaagcatgtgggaactctttcaagactgttgaaaaagcattccaggtgaagctggttgagagaatgccaagaaagtgccaagctgtcatcaaggcaaaggatggctatttgaagaatcaaatatatttcgatttgtttaaaacttatctggttactacacgattccatatatgttatttcgtagttttgatgtcttcactattattctacaatgttagaaaatagtaaaaataaagaaaacccttgaatgagtaggtgtccaaacttttgactggtactgtatgtatgtatgaatgcatgtatgtacagttgaagtcagaagtttacatacacttaggttggagtcattaaaactcgtttttcaacctcttcacaaatttcttgttaacaaactatagttttggcaagtcggttaggacatctactttgtgaatgacaagtaatttttccaacaactgtttacagacagattatttcactgtatcacaattccagtgggtcagaagtttacatacactaagttgactgtgcctttaaacagcttggaaaattccagaaaattacgtcatggctttagaagcttctgataggctaattgacatcatttgagtcaattggaggtgtacctgtggatgtatttcaaggcctgccttcaaactcagtgcctctttgcttgacatcatgggaaaatcaaaagaaatctgccaagtcctcaggaaaaaaattgtagacttccacaagtctggttcatccactggagcaatttcaaaactcctgaaggtaccacgtttatctgtactaacaatagtacgcaagtataaacaccatgggaccacgcagcagtcataccgctcaagaaagagacgcgttctgtctcctagagacgaacgtacttttgtgcgaaaagtgcaaatcaatcccagaacagcagcaaaggaccttgtgaagatgttggagggaacatgtacaaaggtatctatatccacagtaaaacgagtccgatatcgacataacctgaaaggccgctcagcaaggaagaagccactgctccaaaactgccataaaaagccagactacggtttgcaactgcacacggggacaaacaaaaatagaactgtttggccataatgacgaagcacgggggtggcagcatcatgttgtgggggtgctttgctgcaggagggactggtgcacttcacaaaatagatggcttcatgaggcaggaaaattatgtggatatattgaagcaacatctcaagacatcagtcaggaagttaaagcttggtcgcaaatggatcttccaaatggacaatgaccacaaacatacttccaaagttgtggaaaaatggcttaaggacaacaaagtcaaggtattggagtggccatcacaaagccctgacctcaatcctatagaacatttgtgggcagaactgaaagagtgtgcgaacaaggaggcctacaaacctgactcagttacaccagctctgtcaggaggaatgggtcaaaattcacccaacttattgtggggagcttgtggaaggctacccaaaacattggAGCCAAGTTAAAAaaagttaaaggcaatgctaccaaatactaattgagtgtatgtaaacttctgacccactgggaatgcgacaaaataaataaaagctgaaataaatcattctctttactattattctgacatgtcacattcttaaaataaagtggtgatcctaactgacctaagacagggaatgtttacttggattaaatgtcaggaattgtgaaaaactgagtttaaatgtatttgtataaggtgtatgtaaacttccaacttcaactgtatgcacacacacgcactacattttagtaattcagctgacgctcttattcagagcaacttaaaaaggagcaattagggttgcGTTGCTTAAGTGCATAtcagatgtttcacctagtcagctcgagaattcgaaccagcgacctctcggttactggcccaacgctctcaaccaccaggctacctgccgccgacAGCATGGGTCTAAACTACAGTAGCCTATACTCCTCATCAGCAATCCCATATCCGGATAACAGGCCCTAAACTCAACAGTAATGAACAGTAAACAGACCGGGCTCACAGACAGCTGCTACCTGATCAGCCTGGAAGACAAACAGACGTTATGAGTACTATCAGACAGCCAACACAGCTGACAGTCACAGGCCCCTCCACTCTCTTCCTGATGCCGAGTGACATGGCCTTCTGCTGAGAGACAACAATATGGTGATTCCTCGAGAAAAGGGGAAGGGAGCTATTGGTTTTAAATGGGACTGCTATTTTATGTTTACTGATCGATAAATATGGAATTCAGTACAAAAGAGACAGGGATCAAAGCATTTTAAAAGAAGGTTATACATTTTCAGCGATACGTTTGTGGAAAAGGTTTAGGCCTTCTTATGAGAGGCATGTACATTTGAAAATAGACGAATCCTTTAGGCTACGACCAGAACATCTCGTTAGTACAGCCAGGAGCTTACCTCTATGGGTATTTAGGTTCAATTGGGTATTATCAGCTTGTCACAGGCTATTTTCCATTTGAACCAAGGTTATTCACAAGTTGAATACAGTATTTGTAGTCTGGAATGACTGGCATTACTACCACACAACAGTACTTGCCAGAACTGCACAGTCACCAAACCTCTAAATCATCAACTTCAATGAAGACATAATTACCTAATGTGTTGTATCAATTACACAGCTGAGCAGGGCAAAGCCCAGGCCTTCCACTGAGAAATCCATGTTGCCATTTCCATGTGTTATGCAGAAAGAACATAAACGGCAAGAATGGTCTCTGCCTGTTACGTCACAAACACATGGGCTGTCTCCTGTTTCCCATACTAACTGGTCACCAACCTCACAAACAACCAGCCACTCCTCCCCTTTCCATTGTCATGTCTTCCTGCCAGCTCCATCTCTATTCAATGACAGGGAAGTACCATGTAGTAGAACTTAAGAGAAAATACAACAAAAGCTGTTCTAAAAAGGTACTGAACACTAGTCTATAACCATGTTATTAGGGCTAGACACTTTGTAACACAATCCATTATAGTTCCTAGAGAATCTAGGCCAATTAAATTATAAATTCAATCTAGGCATGTACCATACTTTAAGGACTTCCTAGATTTCTCCTTATGCAAATCAAAGCTGGTGCAGTGTAAAAGCTCCACTTGACCTTCATAAACAACTATCACTCCTTGAAGAGAAGATCAAACAAGCAGTAAAGGAGCAGAGGACAAGATTGATTATCCAACACAAAGAATACATGGTTACAGTCGGACTAGGGACACGTAAGGGCCTTACTTGAGTGAGTCAAAGATCTGAGCGCGCTGCAGAGATTTAGCTCCAACATTCTGCAGAATCAACACAACAAAATCGCAGAAGTACAACTTGTAGAACTGAACCAGCAACCACGGCCAATAAATGAGGGAGTGGAAGTTATTTTGAGAAACATAAGAGCCTAGTAGGAGGCGATACACTGTGTTCAAGTTCTTCTCTCATCATATTGATGtgtttgaaaaaaatatatcCGGCAAGCTCTAAAAATTTGAATGGGAAAAAGAGCatagcttttttttctttctttttttaaatacttAAAAGGAAACCAAACTCAGCCAGGCTGGTTTCACATAGCCAAGGAATTCCACACAAATAACATAGGCCTACACTTGATGCTTTTGTAATTGCTTCCGGCCCTGCCCTAGCTTCAAAACCAGAGAAACCTTGGTCATGTGAAATGATGACCGGGAGGAGAAGCATGCATGCTCAAACAACAAAGGCGAGGGAATTCAGTGAACCCAAACTTAGCACGCCTAATGAATTCAATAGAGTTCCGAGGACAAAAACACTGAATGCTTCCGAGGGGCCTGGCCTCATTACTGCCTGTGTTCTCTATTTGGCCAGGGACAAACACAACGACACACACGCTCGACCTGGTTGGGTGTGACCGGAGCTGAGGTTGAAAGGAGTGAGGGCAGGAGACTGGTAATACCTGGAGACCAAAGGATTAGGATACGACAGAGACCTTGCTGCACTGCCAAGTACGTAGGCTAGATCTCAGGTAAATGCCAAAAAACACTGATCttcatcttggggggggggggggggggggggcagacgcATTCAATTCATAGATTTAAATGTATAGGGGGGTATGAAAGGAAATGGTATTGATTCCAACCCTGGTCACAAAAACACCAACACCTCCATGCTGCAAACCATGTTGAAGGCTGGCTTCTGCCTTGTTCAATCGTACTACTAAAGATGCAATAGATCCTGTAGCATTAGGAGAATCATGTTGAATACCGCACATTTCAGCAACAGGGACCTGTTTTAgctacacacacactaaacaatcTAATCTACGGAGGCATGCCGTAATGAGATGGACAGAAAAACAGCACTAAATTAGAAGCTTAGCTCAGTCCATTCATATGCATACACACATATTGTGTTGAATTATACTAAATTACAAATCTTGAATGGAGAAATTAATTAATGTGTGTTACATTATCGGTGTAAAAAGAGCTCTGCTGGTGTTCACTTGATGTATAATAGAAGTATTCGGTTGGGTATCATCATCTCACCTTTTTGCCAGTGGAGCCTGTCCTGGTCAGGCAGGAGCGTCCCAGGGACTGGTACCCACCGATGACCTCGATATCCTCCACGGCAGGGTAGCGCTTCTTCAGCAGTGAGCCCAACTGGGAGTAAGGGGCCTGTGGTGGCGTGGAGGGCGTCTGGGCCCCTCCGGAAGGTTCCTGGGGCTCTGGAGAGCCAGGCTGAGGCTCTGACTTACGTTTAGGCACCACAGTGAAGGTATTCCCCTTCCGCCTCTGCACCACTGGAGTGGGGCTGGGTGCAACGGGCTGTGAGGGGTCCACGTCTATGTCATCTATGTTGGTGACAGGTAGCTGGTCAGCAGGGGCTTCCTCTGGAGGTGGCAACTGGACAGAGGGGACTGGGAAGGGTGCTGGAGGGGAGGGGGTCGCAGTGATGGTGGGTGGGTCTGGTTTGGTTAGCCCGGCTGCCCTCACCTCGTCCCGTTCTTCCTCTTTACTCTTGGAGACTGCTGGGTTAGGTGGAGGGGTGACAGGGGTTGGCACTCCTGGGGTGGGCATCTCTGCCACTCTCTGGGAGGGAGGAGACTTAATGGGGCTGGAGGGGGCCGTGCTGCCCGGGGAGGCGGCGGCTCTGTGGCGTTTGGGGAAGACTGTGAAGGAGTTGCGGGATTGGAGACGCAGGTTGGCAAGGGCACGGGCCTGGATGTCCCCGGCAGGCAGCAGGGAGAGATCAGGGCGGGGTGAGGGGCAGATCTCGAATCCAGGCGAGGGGGGAGACGTCGGGGGTGTGGTGGGACTGGAGGGGGACTCGACACGGCTGGTATCCGGAGAGAATGGCACCTTGGGTTTGGAGGGCACCTCTGtgctctcccagtctctctctcggaAAGGCTTGGTCTGGGACCCCTCTGCCTCCTCTATGGGGTTGACCACCGAACTGCGGCCCCCACTCACCTCAAAATGCTGGCGGTAGGAAGACACTGACTGAGCGGGTCCAGCAGAGCAAGTGGTGCTGTCAGGCTCACAGAGAGGGGGCTGTGGCTTGGGTTTGGAAGACTGGGAGCTCAGGAAGACTGAGGATGACAACTGTGCGTTACCCAGGGTGCGGACTGGTGAGCTAGGCTGGGCTTGTGACTTGTATTTTGGCACCAGATCTGGCTGTGGCTTGGGTCGTTGTCTTGGCCTGCTTGAACTGGTTTCCAAGTCCAGGAGGTTCTCTGTGCTGCGAGACTTGGGTTGCAATTTTCCATAGTTGCTGTCGAATTTCTGCAGCATGCGGCTCACCCTGCCATGACCCTCTCCTGTCTCGAATGCGGCCTCGTGACCAGGACGACCCAACGTGCTCAAATTCTCCTCGCTCCGGCTTAGTGCGGTGTCATAAATGACCACCTCCTTTGCCCGTATCTCGGTAACCCCACTGCCTCTCCGGTCCAAGAGGTCGTTGAGGGAGCTGTAACTGCTCACCCCATTCTGCTGCTGATAAGACTCGCTTTTTATTCCACTCGCCTCCGGAAAGTAATCCGGATCGGATTCTATGATAATGATATTCTCAGCGCGTATAGTCCGAATTCCA encodes the following:
- the tprn gene encoding taperin, with amino-acid sequence MCVYYNRRCRYSDRQRLQLSVPVGEHHLPNPGDIQFLPKMSGGGEVRVLRQEAGQESPRMPAWKREILERRKAKGGASGAGATEPCPSAILSLVNGEVTGNSSASKTDNGTSANSVRNYTITPASQHFAGKRGSAPTSPELSPVKTNKDPWTATDPYDSEKTVSDGEGQESLVLQDSLGPLQENPFIKLEKERKKQQDRENATRPVQHILELYGSVPGIRTIRAENIIIIESDPDYFPEASGIKSESYQQQNGVSSYSSLNDLLDRRGSGVTEIRAKEVVIYDTALSRSEENLSTLGRPGHEAAFETGEGHGRVSRMLQKFDSNYGKLQPKSRSTENLLDLETSSSRPRQRPKPQPDLVPKYKSQAQPSSPVRTLGNAQLSSSVFLSSQSSKPKPQPPLCEPDSTTCSAGPAQSVSSYRQHFEVSGGRSSVVNPIEEAEGSQTKPFRERDWESTEVPSKPKVPFSPDTSRVESPSSPTTPPTSPPSPGFEICPSPRPDLSLLPAGDIQARALANLRLQSRNSFTVFPKRHRAAASPGSTAPSSPIKSPPSQRVAEMPTPGVPTPVTPPPNPAVSKSKEEERDEVRAAGLTKPDPPTITATPSPPAPFPVPSVQLPPPEEAPADQLPVTNIDDIDVDPSQPVAPSPTPVVQRRKGNTFTVVPKRKSEPQPGSPEPQEPSGGAQTPSTPPQAPYSQLGSLLKKRYPAVEDIEVIGGYQSLGRSCLTRTGSTGKKLNISFNESSIQSTYEYPSESSVWDSEEEDEEDVKGGEEEDKPSMVGRIHIPRPSFTSSPSHTSNSTDLSSYIPKHTVDFNTWQEHKLDDPVYQGATNSQHAQMSEEVMLTPADSSSLSDFNSEPALYF